In the Sandaracinus amylolyticus genome, CCGTGCTGCGGCGAGCGGATCATGCGCATGACCTCCTGCGCGCCGCCCGGCGGATAGAGGTCGGTGACGTGGCGCTGGCCGATCACCTCGTCCGCGGTCCAGCCGTAGATGCGCTCGGCGCCGCTGTTGAAGAGCAGGATGTTGCCCTTCAGATCGCTGGCGATGATCGCGTCGACGCTCGCGTCGATCAGCGACTCGAGGAAGTCCTTCGTCTTCGCCAGCTCGGCCGCGGTCTCGCGCTCCTCGCTCACGTCGCGGAACGAGAAGAGCACCGCGCCTTCGCCCTCGAGCAGCGACGCGAACGCGCAGGAGACGACGCGCACCTCGCCGTCCTTGCGATCGAGGCGGAGATCGACGCCCTGCGGGTAGTGCCCTTCGCGCACGCCCGCCCAGATCTCGACCATCGCCTTGCGATCGCCGGGATGGATGATCGAGAGCAGCGAGCGGCCGCGCACGTCGTCCTCGGTCACGCCGGCGATCTCGTACGCACGCGGGTTCGCGAAGAGCAGTTGCCCGTCGGGGTCGACCGCGGCGAGACCGTCGGCCGCGCTCGTGAAGAGGTTCGCGTAGCGCTTGAGCGCGCGCAGGCGTCGCTCGGCCTCGAAGCGCGCGAAGTTCACCTGCTGCGTCTGATCGCGCAGCGTCTGCATGATGCGCGCGTTGCGCAGCGCGACCGCGGTCGCGTTGGCGACGATCTGACAGAAGTCGACCTCGCGCGGCTCGAGCGTGCCGCGGCGCTGGGCGGCGCGCAGGAAGAGCACGCCCATCGCCTCTTCCTGCCAGACGATCGGGAGCAGCGTGAGCGCGCCGAGCGCGCCCTCGGGCACGCTCCCGCGCACGCCCTCGAGCACCGGGTGCGTCGAGGCATCGCGGATCGTGAGCGCCTGACGGGTGCGCAGGACCTCGAGGATCTCGGGGTATTTCTCGAGATCGATCCGCAGGTTCTGGATGCCCTGATCGTCGCTCGCGGCGACGACGTAGCCGACGTGGCGGCTCTCGGCCTCGGGCGCGAGCACGATCGAGACGCGATCGACGTTCACGACCTCGGCGATGCGCCGGACGACCGTGTAGAGGATGTCGCTGAAGTCGAGCGCGGACGCGAGCGTCTGCGTGAGCTCGAGCATCGCCTTCGCGTCGCGCTCCTTGTGCGCGAGCGCGGTGATCGTCTCGTAGATGCGCAGCTGCGCGCGGATGCGCCACGCGAGCTCGGGCTCCTGCGAGGGCCATCGAAGCACGTCGTCGGCGCCCGACTCGAGCAGCGAGTCGGCGCGCACACCGTCGGACGTGACCGCGAGGATCGGGAGATCGGTGCCCGCCTGGGTCGCGCGCACCGCGCGCACCCGCGTCTCGCCCTCGGGCGCGCCGACGATCACGACCGCGACGTCGGGCGCCGCGACCTCGGTGCGCATCTGCTCGAGCGTGTCGAAGGTGCGGACCCGCAGGCCGAGCTCGCGCGCACAGGTCGCGATCGCGGCTCGACGCGCGGCGTCGGGATCGCCCAGGAGCACTTCGAGCGTACGCGCGTCGGACACGTCGGGCGGAATGGTACCAGGGATACGGGACGGCTGCTTCTTGGGGCGTGAGGAGGGAGCGAACGACCGTGCACGAGCACGTGACACGTGCTCTCCCGTTCCTGGTCCGCCCTCGACGTGCGACGTACCATCGCGGCGATGTTCGGGGCCGTGCGTGTGGCGTCGGTGGTGCTCGCCCTCGGGGCGATCACGACGATGGTGCGCGCGCAGGACGAGGTGCTGCTGCCCTCCGAAGAGGCCGGTCTCGACGACGAGGGGCCCGCGCGGCTCGCGCCGCCGATCGCGCCGCGCGTCGCGGTGGTGCTGCTCCCCGCGGGGCCCGACGTCGATCCCGCGATGACCGACGCGCTCACCGAGCTGCTGATCGCCGGGGTCGCCGCGCGCGGTGAGGGCCTGCAGATCGTCGGCAAGGAAGAGCTCCAGGTGCAGCTCGAGCGCGACGACGCGGAGACCGCGCGCTGCATCGAGAGCGCGGCGTGCCTCGGGCGCCTCGGCGCGCTGCTCGACGTGCGCGAGATCATCGCGGGCACGCTCGCGGCGCGCGTGGACGCGAACGGCGCTGCGTCGTGGGCGTTCGATCTCCATCGCCTCGACGTGCGCGACGGAGAGCAGCTCGGGCGCGTGTTCCGCGAGGTGAGCGGCGATCTCGACGCGCTGCTGCGTGCGCTCGAGGAGTCGATCCCCGAGCTCTACGCGCGACGCGTGCAGCCAGGACGGCTCGTGGTCCGCGCGACCGTGCAGGGCGCGGCGGTGACGCTCGACGGCGCGGCAATCGGCGTGTTCGAAGGTGCGCCGCTGCGGCGCGAGACGGTCGAGCCGGGCACCCACGTGCTGCAGGTCGAGGCTCCGGGGTTCCGCGCGTTCGAGCGATCGGTCGAGGTCGAAGAGGGCGCGACGCTCATGATCGACGCGGTGCTCGAGCGCGCGGGCGGCTGGACGCCGTCGCCGCTCGTCTGGGTGGGCGGCGCGATCGCGATCGCGTCGACGACCGCAGCGATCGCGTTCGGTGTCGCGTCGCAGGCCGAGCCCAGCGGCGACGTGTCGATGCGCGACGCGGTCGAGCAGTTCTATCCGGCGCGCGATGCCGAGGCGATGGCGGCGAACGTGCTGCTCGGCATCGCGGGCGGAGGCGCGATCGCGGTCGCGGTGGGCCTCGCGATCTCGGGGGTCGACGATGCGCCGCGCGAGCGCGCGACGGCATGGGTCGCGCCGGTCGCCGGCGGCGTCGCCGCGGGCGTCGCGGGGCGGTTCTGACGTGCGCGGGTGGTCGATCGCGGTGCTCGCGCTCTGCGCGGTCGGGTGCAGCGTGGAGCGGCCGAGCGATCTGCTGACGCGCCTCTGGACCTGCGAGGTCCAGGAGGACTGTCTCGAGGGCTGGCGCTGCGCCGATCGCAGCGTGCTCGGCGAGGACTTCTGTCGTCCGGCGTGCGACCCCGCGGATCCCTCGTCGTGCGACGGGCACTGCACGCGCAGTGGAGAGTGCCTGGCGCGCTGCACGTTGCTCGGAGACGGAGCGACGGAGTGCCCCGACGGGCACGCGTGTGTCCGCACCGATCTGCTCTCGGGCGAGGGTGTCTGTCATCCGGTCGAGACGTGCTCTCGATCCGACGAGTGCGCGCAGGGCACGCGCTGCTTCAACGACGTGTTCGATCTGCCGCCGGTGCTGCCCGGTGTGTCGTACGCGTCCGATCAGCTCTATTGCGTCGCGGTGCCCGACGAGATGATGCGCTGTCCGACGGGCTATCTCGTCGCGCCGGCAGTGGGCGATTCGCCCGCGACGTGCCTGCCGCGCTGCGACAGCGCGGGATCGCGGTGTCCGCCCGATCTCACGTGCCTGCGCGAGCTCGGATACCTGTTCTCGCAGCCGGGCGCGAGCGCGTGTTATCCGGGCTATTGGGGCCTTCCCTGCGACGACGACGCGCAGTGTCTGCTCGGTCGTTGTCTCGCGATCGGCGAAGGACGTCGTGCCTGCACCTATGGCTGCGGCGAGGCCGATCGGGTGTTCGGCGGCGACGGATGCGAGGCGCTCGAGGACGCATCGCGCGGCCTGCGGCTCGACGCGCTCGAGGTGCGCTGCCTCGAGACCGACGGACACGACGTGTGCGCACCGCTCGGCACCACCGGCGCGCCGTGCAACGACGACATGCGCTGTGCCGAGGGGCTCGAGTGTCGCCCCTTCCTCGCGGGCGCGACGATCGTGCGGTTCTGCTCGCGCGATTGTGCGAGCGACGCCGAGTGCAACGACACGCGCGCACCGCTCACCGCGTACTGCGCGCCGAGCGCGGGCGGCGGGAGCTGTCTGCCGCGCAGCTTCGAGGGCGGAGGCTGCGAGCGCGCCGAGCAGTGTCGGCTCGGGCTGATCTGTCGCGAGAACGTGTGCGTCGCGCCGTGAACGGAAGCGGCACGGCGTGTAGATCGGTTGGGCGAGGATGAGCGGGATGGAGAAGCGGAGCGCGGCGCCGATCGGCGTGTTCGACTCGGGGCTCGGAGGTCTCACCGTGGTCCGCGCGATCGCGGAGGCGCTGCCGGGCGAAGAGCTCGTGTACCTCGGTGACACCGCGCGCGTGCCCTACGGCACTCGCAGCGCGCACACCGTGATCCGCTACGCGCGCGGCTGCGGTGCGCTGCTCGCGAAGCACGGGATCAAGATGCTCGTCGTCGCGTGCAACACGGTGAGCGCGGTGGCGCTCGACCACCTGCGCGTCGAGCTCGACATGCCGGTGCTCGGCGTGATCGAGCCGGGCGCGCGCGCCGCAGTGCGCGCGTCGAAGAGCGGGCGCATCGGCGTGATCGCGACCGCGGGCACCGTCGGGAGCGGCGCGTACCCGCGCGCGGTCGCGAGCTTCGAGACCCGCGCCGAGGTGAAGCAGCTCCCGGCACCGCTCCTCGTGCCGCTCGCGGAAGAGGGATGGCTCGATGGTGAGGTGCCGACCCTCGTGGTGCGACGCTATCTCGAGGACCTGATGCGCGGTGACGCGCAGATCGACGCGCTCGTGCTCGGGTGCACCCACTATCCGCTCCTCAGCGGCGTGATCCACGACGAGGCGGCGCGGGTCGCGGGTCGCGAGATCGCGATCGTCGACAGCGGCGTCGCCGCGGCGGGCGAGCTCGACGAGACGCTGCGCGCCCGCGGCCTCCTGCGCGAAGGCGCGCCGGGTGGTCTGAAGCTGATGGTCACCGATCGCCCGGGTCGCTTCGCCGAGGTCGCGGCGCGCTTCCTCGGTCGCGACCTCGACGGCCTCGAGGTCGAGCAGGTCGACCTGTAGCCCATCGCGGGATTCCTACGCGCGACGCGTGCTCATGTGGCCCCGAGCGACATGAGCGCGACACCTCACGACCCTCGCGACGTGACCGACCACGTGCAGCGCGCGCGTCGCGCCGCCGTGATCGCGCTCGCCGGATACGCCGCGAGCAAGGTCCTCGTCTTCATCTCGAGCCCACTGCTCTCGTACCTCATCGCGCCCGACGTGCGCGGGCTCGTCGAGCTCGTGAACCCGATCGTGATCGGCATCGAGCTCGTGAGCGATCTCGGGATCGGCCCTGCGATCATCCAGAGCCAGCGCGGCGCGGATCGCACCTTCCTCGGCGTCGCGTGGACGATCCAGGCGGTGCGCGGCGCGATGCTCTCGCTCGTCGTGTGCGCCCTCGCGTGGCCCTACGCGGAGATCACCGGACACCCCGAGCTCGCGCAGATCCTGCCGGTCGCGGGGCTCGCCGCGCTCGGCAGTGGTCTGCTCTCGACGAAGATCCTCACGACCAGCCGCGAGCTCGCGATCGGTCGGCTCACCGCGGTCGAGCTCGGCGCGCAGGTCGTCGGCTTCGCGGTGAAGATGATCTGGGCCTCCTACAGCCCGACCGCGTGGTCGCTCGTCGGCGGCGGCCTCTCGATCATCTTCACCAAGCTGGTGCTCAGCCACGCGCTGCTCCCCGGCGCGCTCGATCGTCCGCGCTGGGATCCCGCGATCGCGCGCGAGCTCGCGCGCTTCGGTCGATGGGTGCTCGCGAGCACGCTCCTCACGTTCCTCACCGGCCACGCCGATCGCTGGATCTTCGGAGCGCTGATCCCGCTCGGCATGCTCGGGCTCTTCGGCAATGCCGCGGTGATCGCCGCGCTGCCGGTCGAGGTGGTCGGACAGCTCGCGGGGCGCGTCGTGTTCCCGCTCTACGCGCGCGTGCTGCAGAGCGGCGGCGATCTCGCGCCGGTGTTCCAGCGCGCGCGGCGCCCGCTGCTCGTGCTCGGCGGCTGGGCGATCGCGGGGCTCGTCGCGGGCGCGCCCACCGCGATGCGCTTGCTCTGGGACGAGGCGTGGTGGGGCTCGGGATGGATGATCCAGATCCTCGTGTTCGCGTCGTGGTTCCGCCTCTGCGAGACGACGAACGGCGCGGCGCTGCTCGCGCGTGGCGAGCCGCGCTGGCTCGCCGCGGGATCGCTCGCGAAGCTGATCGCGATGTGCATCGCGATCCCGATCGGGCACGCGATGGGTGGGTTCCTCGGCGCGCTCCTCGCGTACGCGTCGACCGAGGTCGTGCGCTACGTGGTCTCGGTGTGGGCGACCTCGCGCCTCGGGCTGCACGCGGGACTGCGCGACGACGTCGCGGGCACCTTGCTGGTCGCCGCGACCGGCGTCGGGGGATGGCAGATCGCGGAGCGCGTGCGGGCGTGGGGCGTGCCCGTGCTCGCCGAAGCAGCGCTCGTCGCGATCGTGGTCACGCTCGCGTGGGCACCGCTCGCGATGCCCGCGGTGATGTCGATCGTCCGCGAGCGACGCGCGCGCTCGGCGCTCGCACCGGCGCGCGCGTGACGCGGGTCGATCAAACTCGGCTCTCCCACTCCGGTCCCTGCCGTCCGCGTGCTCCGCCCGCTCCCGTACGGGCCCTGCGCGGGAGAGCACTCCCGCCGGTGATCACGCCGCAGCGCGCTCGAGCGTGATCGGCGGGGCGGCAGGGCCGAGCGTGTCGCGGAGCTGCTCGCTCAGCGCGACGAGCTGCTCGCCGGCCTCGCGTCCTCGGCTCGCCACGATGCGCGCCGCGATCTCCGCGGTCGCCGTCGCCAGCACCGCGCGCGCCCAGATCCGGCCGAACGCGCCGTAGCGCTTCTCGTAGTACGCCTCGCGGTCGCGGTTCCACACGATGTTGCGCTCGCGTCGCCGCGCGCGGCGGGTGGAGCCGCCTTCCTCGTGGACCACCTCGGCGTCCGCGAGGTAGCGGATGCGCCGGCCTCGCTCCCAGAGCCGGAAGCAGAGATCGACGTCGTTGAAGTAGAGGCTCATCCGCGGATCGAACCCGCCGATCTCCTCCCAGTCGCGGCGCCGCACCACGAAGCACGAGGTCGGCGGCTGCTCGACGTCGCGGCTCTGCTCGTGATCGAAGTCGTCCATCCGACTGCGCGCGATGATCCAGCTCCCCGGCGGCACGCGCCCGAGCGCCGTCGAGTGCGCGAGCGCGGTCGCGAGCGTCGGGAAGCGCGCGCAGGTGCGACGCACCTCGCCGAGCGTGCCCACGAGCTTGGGGCTCGCCGCGGCGTACCCGAGGTTCGTGTCGAGGAAGCGGACGAGGCGATCGAGCGCGCCTGGACGCACGAGCGCGTCGGAATTGAGCAGCCCGATGTAGCGACCCCGCGCGCGCTCCGCGCCCTGGTTGTTCGCGTACGCGTAGAGCAGGTTGCGCTTGTTGCGGACGAGCTCCACCTCGGGATGCTCGCGCGCGACGCGATCGGCGGTCCCGTCCTCGCTCGCGTTGTCCACCACGATGATCTGGCGGCGCAGCGAGGTGCGGTCGGCGCGGAGCGCGCGCAAGCACGCGGCCGTCATGTCGCAGGTGTTCCACGACACGATCACGATCGAGAGGTCGACGTGCCTCAAACCGAGGGCTCCTTCCCGTGGCCCGTTGCACGCGTGATGCGTACATCGACCACGAGAGGGACCTAGCCGCATCCCGCGTGATACCGAGTCTCCGTGCCCCGAGACCTCACGCCCGCGGACGGGCGATCAGCGTGAGCTCGATGCGGCGGTTCATCCGGCGGCCCCGCACCGTCCCGTTGTCACCGACCGGGCGGAACTCCGAGTAGCCCGCCGCGGCGAGGCGCTCCCCGGGGATCGAGCACTGATCGGACAAGAAGCGCACCACGTTGGTGGCGCGCGCGGTGGAGAGCTCCCAGTTCGTCGCGAAGCGCTCGAGCGCGTCGCCGGTGAGCGGCGTCGAGTCGGTGTGGCCCTCGACCTGGATGAGTCGGTCCTCCATCCGCGCGAGCGAGGTCGCGACGCGGCGCAGGAGCGCCTGACCGCGGTCGCTGAGCTCGGCGCGTCCCGGCGCGAAGAGGATCTGATCCGCGAGCCGCACCGCGACGCGACCCTCGCCCTGCGAGACCGTGACGTCACCGGCCGCGATCTCGCTGCGCAGCTGCTCGGTGAGCTGATCGTGCATCGCCTGCAGCGCGCCGATGCGCGCGTCGCGCTCCGCGACCGCGCCTGCGAGCTCCTGCTCGCGCGAGCGCAGCGCGTCGCGCTCGGCGGTGATCGCATCGCGCTCGGTGCGCAGCGCGTCGCGCTCGGTGGTGAGCGCCGCGAGCGCGGCGGTCGCTTCGTCGCGCACCCGCGTCGCGCCGTCGAGCTCGGTCGCGAGCCGCTCGCGCTCCGCCGCGAGCGGCTGGTGGATCTGCGAGACGAACACCGCGCCACCGCACAACAGGGCGACGAGCACGAGGATCAGCGTCCAGCGGAAGTTGCGCTCGCCGTTGCCGCGCTTGGTCTCGAGCTCGATCGTCGGCGGGTTGTCGTGCGCGTCGGCGTCGCGCGTTGGCGCCTGACCGGTCGGCGGACGATGCGCGGGCTGCGGCGCGCGAGGACGCGTGGGCTCGATGGGCCTGGGTGCAGTCGTCATGGCGCCGAGCTTGAGCAACCCCGCGCGGAGGTTTCCACCGCACAGCCGCGACGATGGGCGCGCGTGTGCCGCGCGATCGCTGCGTTGCCTACGTGCTCCGCGCCGCAGCCGTGGAATGCACGTTTCCAATCGAACGTGAACCCGCGCGCCGGCGTCCCCACTGGACGCTCCGCCACCGCGCGGGCTACGACGTGACGACGAACGAGGGGAGCGCACGAGTGACCGAGCACGTCGACGTGATGATCGTGGGCGCCGGCCTGTCGGGGATCGGCGCGGCCTGGCATCTGCGCGACCGCTGTCCCGATCACAGCTACGTGATCCTCGAGGCGCGCGAGGCGATCGGCGGCACCTGGGATCTCTTCCGCTATCCCGGGATCCGATCCGACTCCGACATGTTCACGCTCGGCTACGCGTTCCGGCCGTGGCGCGATCAGAAGGCGATCGCCGACGGTCCCTCGATCCTCGAGTACGTGCGCGAGACGGCGCGCGAGAGCGGGATCGATCGGCACATCCGGTTCCGACATCGCGTGAAGCACGCGTCGTGGTCGAGCGAGGACGCGCGCTGGACGGTCGAGGCCGAGCGCGAGGACGGCGAGATCGCGCGCTTCACGTGCAGCTTCCTGTGGATGTGCTCGGGCTACTACGACTACGCCGAGGGCTACACCCCGGAATTCCCGGGCACCGAGCGCTTCGGCGGGCAGATCGTGCACCCGCAATTCTGGAGCGACGACCTCGACTACGCGGGCAAGCGCGTGGTCGTGATCGGCAGCGGCGCGACCGCGATGACGCTGGTGCCCGAGCTCGCGAAGAAGGCCGCGCACGTGACGATGCTGCAGCGCTCGCCGACGTACGTCGTGTCGCTGCCCGCCGAGGACGCGCTCGCGAACTTCCTGCGCGAGCACCTGCCCGAGCACGTCGCGTACGGCATCACGCGCTGGAAGAACGTGCTCCTGAGCATGGCGTTCTATCAGTTCGCGCGTCGCGCACCGGAGCGCGCGAAGAAGCGGATCGTGTCGCTCATCCAGAAGGAGCTCGGCGCGGAGTACGACGTCGCGACCCACTTCACGCCCAAGTACAAGCCGTGGGATCAGCGCCTGTGCCTGGTGCCCGACGGCGATCTCTTCATCGCGCTGCGCGAGGGGCGCGCGTCGGTCGTCACCGATCACATCGAGACGTTCACCGAGAAGGGCATCCGACTGCGCTCGGGGCAGGAGCTCGAGGCCGATCTGATCGTCACCGCGACCGGGCTCAAGCTGCAGTTCCTCGGCGGCATGGAGCTCGACATCGACGGCGAGCGTCTCGAGCCCACCAAGACGATGAACTACAAGGGCGTGATGCTGAGCGACGTGCCGAACCTCGCGTGCACGTTCGGCTACACGAACGCGTCGTGGACGCTCAAGGCGGATCTCACCGCGGAGTACGTCTGCCGCCTCTTGGGCCGCATGCGCGAGACCGGCGCGAACGTCTGCACGCCGCGGCTGCGCGACGCGGAGATCGGCGAGGAGCCGTTCCTGAACCTCACGTCGGGCTACGTGCAGCGCGCGCTCGCGCACCTGCCGAAGCAGGGATCGCGCAGGCCCTGGAAGCTCTACCAGAACTACGCGCTCGACATCCTCTTCCTGCGTCATGGCGACATCGACGACGGAACGATCGAGCTGACGAGCACGCCCGCGCGTCGCGAGGAGCCGAAGCGCCGGCTCGGACCGATGGCGCGCGCAGTGCGCGCGGTCGCCTCGCGCTGAGCCCTTGCCGGAGTGCTCGTCCCGCAGGTCCCGGACGGGTGCGCGCGAAGCGCGCGGACGGTAAGGGACCGGCGGGCGAGCCGATTTTGCGACAGCCCTTGAGTCTCCCGCCGATCAGAGGCTGAGGGCGTCGAGCGTGAGGCCTCGCGTGTCCTCCACCAGCTCGGCGCACATGGGCTCGAGCCCCGCCACGAGCTCGGTGCAGCGCTCGATGCCGCCGTGGATGGCCGCATCTTCGAGCGCCGACGCGAGCGCTCCGGCGACGGTCGAGAACGCGGAGAGGGTGCCGTGGAGCATGTGCGCGGCTTCCCTCAGGCGCGGCCGATCTCGGTCACGAAGCGCCGACCGGGTACGCGCCATGTGATCGGGAAGGCTCCGTCGAAACACGGCGCAGAGCCTCTCGAGGACGGCCGGATGCCCCCCGCACGCCCGCAGGATCGCCCTCGGATCGAGGACGCGCGACTCCCGGCGCTTCATCGGCGGAAGGTGAGCTGCCATCCGCTCGATCGCGGTCCACAGGGCCTCGACCTCGATCGGCTTGGACAGGAAGTCGTCCATCCCCGCAGCGAGGGCCTCCTCGCGATCGCGCTTCGACGACCGCGCCGTCAGGGCGATGATCGGCAGGTGCTCGTTCGTTCCGCGCTCGTGCTGGCGGATCGCCTGCACGACCTCGAAGCCGTCCATCTCGGGCATGTGCAGATCGAGGAGCATCAGGTCGAAGGTCGCGCCGGGCCTCGTGGCGAGCTCGAGCGCGGTCCGACCATCGCTCGCGAGCTCGACGCGGTGTCCACGCCGGCCGAGCAGCTCCTCGAGGAGCGTCACGTTCAGCTCGTTGTCTTCGGCCACCAGGATGTGCAGCGAGCGCGCACGCGCGTGCGGCACAGCCGCTTCGGCGTCGACGACGACCTCTTCGCTCCGACCCGGCTTCGAAGACCGGGCGATTCGAGCGGCGAACGAGAACGTGCTGCCTCGGCCGAGCTCGCTGTCCACGGTGATCCGACCGCCCATCAGCGCCGCGAGCCGAGCGGAGATGGTCAACCCGAGCCCCGTCCCGCCGAACTGCCGGGTCGTCGACGCGTCCGCCTGCTCGAAGGCGCGGAAGATGGCCGCGTGCTTCTCGCGCGGGATGCCGATTCCCGTGTCGCGCACCGTGAAGAGCAAGGGCACCGCCGCGGAGTCGGCAGGGGCCGTCGGATCGATCATGACCTGGACGGCGACCTCGCCCCGCGTGGTGAACTTGATCGCGTTGGCGAGGAGGTTCGTCAGCACCTGACGCACGCGGCCCGCATCCCCGTGATAGCCGTCGGGCACGTCCTGGTGCACGTCGCAGATCAGCTCCAGGCCCTTGCGTCGCGCGCGCACGACGAGCGCGCCCACGGTCTCTCCGACGGCGGCGCGGAGAGAGAAATCGGCAGGATCGAGCGCGAGCATGCCGGCGTCGATCTTCGAAAAGTCGAGCAGGTCGTCGATGATGTGGAGCAGGTTCCTCGCGGCCATCTTCACGGTCGAGAGGAGCTGTTTCTGGTGGGCCGTCTCGGAGGCGTCGAGCGCCAGCTCGGTCATCCCGAGGATCGCATTCATCGGAGTGCGGATCTCGTGGCTGACGTTCGCGAGGAACTCGTCCTTGGCGCGATTGGCCGACTCGGCCGCTTCCCGCGCCAGCTGCAGCTCCGCCTCGATCCGCTTGATCTCGGTGATGTCGAATTGCGTGCCGAGCAGTCGCGTCGGTCTCCCCTGAGCATCACGGACGGCGCGTGCGCGGGTGAGGAGCCACCCGATCGAGCCGTCTTCGCGACGGGTGCGGAACTCCGACTCCAGCTGCCCCGATCCGCCACTGAGATAGGCGACGGTCTCGGCATACGTGCGCGCGAGGTCGTCGGGGTGGATCGAGTACGCGGTCGCGCTCGCGTAGTCGACGGGGGCCGTCATCGGATCGAACCCGGCCATCTCCCAGGCGTTCGCCACCCGGATCGTCGCGCCCTCGAGCGTGCCGTTGGGCAGATCGATCTCGTAGATGCCGGTGTTGGATCCGGCGATCGCGAGCGCGAGGCGCTCGTTCGTCTCGTGCAGATCCTCTTCCAGCTTCTTTCGCTCGGTGACGTCCTGGAGGATGGCGAGGACGCGGGCCGGCTCTCCGGTCGGCGCGCGGAGCATCACGGAGTACGTGAGATGGCTCCAGGCAACGGATCCGTCGCGCCGCAGGTACTGCCGATCGAACGAGTGCTTCTCGACCTCCCCGTCGAGGATCTGGCGCATGCGCGCGCGGGCCCCCTCGATGTCGTCGGGAAGCAGATCGAGGAACGTTCGTCCGAGGAGCTCTTCGCGGGAGTACTCCGAGAGCCGGCTGAACGTGTCGTTGATCTCGAGGATGCGGCCCTCTGCGTCGAGGAGGAGCATCCCCACCGCTGCGTTCTCGAACGTCGCGCGGAAGCGCTGCTCGCTCTCGCGGAGCACCTGCTCCGCCCGCACGCGCTCGGTGATGTCGATGGT is a window encoding:
- a CDS encoding flavin-containing monooxygenase codes for the protein MIVGAGLSGIGAAWHLRDRCPDHSYVILEAREAIGGTWDLFRYPGIRSDSDMFTLGYAFRPWRDQKAIADGPSILEYVRETARESGIDRHIRFRHRVKHASWSSEDARWTVEAEREDGEIARFTCSFLWMCSGYYDYAEGYTPEFPGTERFGGQIVHPQFWSDDLDYAGKRVVVIGSGATAMTLVPELAKKAAHVTMLQRSPTYVVSLPAEDALANFLREHLPEHVAYGITRWKNVLLSMAFYQFARRAPERAKKRIVSLIQKELGAEYDVATHFTPKYKPWDQRLCLVPDGDLFIALREGRASVVTDHIETFTEKGIRLRSGQELEADLIVTATGLKLQFLGGMELDIDGERLEPTKTMNYKGVMLSDVPNLACTFGYTNASWTLKADLTAEYVCRLLGRMRETGANVCTPRLRDAEIGEEPFLNLTSGYVQRALAHLPKQGSRRPWKLYQNYALDILFLRHGDIDDGTIELTSTPARREEPKRRLGPMARAVRAVASR
- a CDS encoding OmpA/MotB family protein → MTTAPRPIEPTRPRAPQPAHRPPTGQAPTRDADAHDNPPTIELETKRGNGERNFRWTLILVLVALLCGGAVFVSQIHQPLAAERERLATELDGATRVRDEATAALAALTTERDALRTERDAITAERDALRSREQELAGAVAERDARIGALQAMHDQLTEQLRSEIAAGDVTVSQGEGRVAVRLADQILFAPGRAELSDRGQALLRRVATSLARMEDRLIQVEGHTDSTPLTGDALERFATNWELSTARATNVVRFLSDQCSIPGERLAAAGYSEFRPVGDNGTVRGRRMNRRIELTLIARPRA
- a CDS encoding PAS domain S-box protein; its protein translation is MSDARTLEVLLGDPDAARRAAIATCARELGLRVRTFDTLEQMRTEVAAPDVAVVIVGAPEGETRVRAVRATQAGTDLPILAVTSDGVRADSLLESGADDVLRWPSQEPELAWRIRAQLRIYETITALAHKERDAKAMLELTQTLASALDFSDILYTVVRRIAEVVNVDRVSIVLAPEAESRHVGYVVAASDDQGIQNLRIDLEKYPEILEVLRTRQALTIRDASTHPVLEGVRGSVPEGALGALTLLPIVWQEEAMGVLFLRAAQRRGTLEPREVDFCQIVANATAVALRNARIMQTLRDQTQQVNFARFEAERRLRALKRYANLFTSAADGLAAVDPDGQLLFANPRAYEIAGVTEDDVRGRSLLSIIHPGDRKAMVEIWAGVREGHYPQGVDLRLDRKDGEVRVVSCAFASLLEGEGAVLFSFRDVSEERETAAELAKTKDFLESLIDASVDAIIASDLKGNILLFNSGAERIYGWTADEVIGQRHVTDLYPPGGAQEVMRMIRSPQHGGPGRLESVRFDAADRHGRRIPINLSAAMIYDGRGKPFASVGIFTDLREKLRVEERLMQAQQKLAVTEKQALIAELAGTTAHELNQPLTSVINYAQLLARKLDPAAPEHHYASVIVREGERMAEIVRKIGKITRYETKSYVGAQKILDLDAATGDEAKEGTGR
- the murI gene encoding glutamate racemase; translated protein: MEKRSAAPIGVFDSGLGGLTVVRAIAEALPGEELVYLGDTARVPYGTRSAHTVIRYARGCGALLAKHGIKMLVVACNTVSAVALDHLRVELDMPVLGVIEPGARAAVRASKSGRIGVIATAGTVGSGAYPRAVASFETRAEVKQLPAPLLVPLAEEGWLDGEVPTLVVRRYLEDLMRGDAQIDALVLGCTHYPLLSGVIHDEAARVAGREIAIVDSGVAAAGELDETLRARGLLREGAPGGLKLMVTDRPGRFAEVAARFLGRDLDGLEVEQVDL
- a CDS encoding oligosaccharide flippase family protein produces the protein MTDHVQRARRAAVIALAGYAASKVLVFISSPLLSYLIAPDVRGLVELVNPIVIGIELVSDLGIGPAIIQSQRGADRTFLGVAWTIQAVRGAMLSLVVCALAWPYAEITGHPELAQILPVAGLAALGSGLLSTKILTTSRELAIGRLTAVELGAQVVGFAVKMIWASYSPTAWSLVGGGLSIIFTKLVLSHALLPGALDRPRWDPAIARELARFGRWVLASTLLTFLTGHADRWIFGALIPLGMLGLFGNAAVIAALPVEVVGQLAGRVVFPLYARVLQSGGDLAPVFQRARRPLLVLGGWAIAGLVAGAPTAMRLLWDEAWWGSGWMIQILVFASWFRLCETTNGAALLARGEPRWLAAGSLAKLIAMCIAIPIGHAMGGFLGALLAYASTEVVRYVVSVWATSRLGLHAGLRDDVAGTLLVAATGVGGWQIAERVRAWGVPVLAEAALVAIVVTLAWAPLAMPAVMSIVRERRARSALAPARA
- a CDS encoding PEGA domain-containing protein; amino-acid sequence: MFGAVRVASVVLALGAITTMVRAQDEVLLPSEEAGLDDEGPARLAPPIAPRVAVVLLPAGPDVDPAMTDALTELLIAGVAARGEGLQIVGKEELQVQLERDDAETARCIESAACLGRLGALLDVREIIAGTLAARVDANGAASWAFDLHRLDVRDGEQLGRVFREVSGDLDALLRALEESIPELYARRVQPGRLVVRATVQGAAVTLDGAAIGVFEGAPLRRETVEPGTHVLQVEAPGFRAFERSVEVEEGATLMIDAVLERAGGWTPSPLVWVGGAIAIASTTAAIAFGVASQAEPSGDVSMRDAVEQFYPARDAEAMAANVLLGIAGGGAIAVAVGLAISGVDDAPRERATAWVAPVAGGVAAGVAGRF
- a CDS encoding glycosyltransferase family 2 protein, whose protein sequence is MRHVDLSIVIVSWNTCDMTAACLRALRADRTSLRRQIIVVDNASEDGTADRVAREHPEVELVRNKRNLLYAYANNQGAERARGRYIGLLNSDALVRPGALDRLVRFLDTNLGYAAASPKLVGTLGEVRRTCARFPTLATALAHSTALGRVPPGSWIIARSRMDDFDHEQSRDVEQPPTSCFVVRRRDWEEIGGFDPRMSLYFNDVDLCFRLWERGRRIRYLADAEVVHEEGGSTRRARRRERNIVWNRDREAYYEKRYGAFGRIWARAVLATATAEIAARIVASRGREAGEQLVALSEQLRDTLGPAAPPITLERAAA